A genomic segment from Thermostichus lividus PCC 6715 encodes:
- a CDS encoding photosystem II reaction center protein T yields the protein METITYVFIFACLIALFFFAIFFREPPRITKK from the coding sequence ATGGAAACTATCACCTACGTTTTCATTTTTGCCTGTTTAATCGCCCTCTTTTTCTTTGCGATCTTCTTCCGTGAGCCGCCGCGGATCACGAAAAAGTAA
- a CDS encoding amino acid ABC transporter permease: MLILRLQRLIAPPFTPAWAVVLNSAFLIAVAVGGVAFARYLFYYRSTIVLYAPFLFQATVTTFLIALVSLVLAVILGAIATWARLHSAKLLRLASTLYIEFVRGTPTLVQLLVWGFGIGGLLGHLGVDPRQIAFDIMTVLHSNRLVSPLFNFIFYGILGLGFNYGAYLSEVFRSGIEGIPQGQTEASLSLGLSPRQTMGRIILPQAILIMLPPFTNNFITLIQDCALLTVIGVPELQNMTSTFANPITDPQRKLFIYILGALFYFALCYPLSRLLRYCERRFSHSGIS, encoded by the coding sequence GTGCTGATCTTGAGACTACAGCGGCTGATCGCGCCCCCTTTTACTCCTGCGTGGGCAGTGGTTCTCAATAGTGCCTTCTTAATTGCAGTTGCTGTGGGGGGGGTGGCTTTTGCTCGCTATCTCTTTTACTACCGCTCTACGATTGTTCTTTACGCGCCTTTTCTGTTTCAAGCTACTGTCACTACGTTTTTAATTGCCCTAGTTAGCCTTGTTTTAGCAGTTATTTTGGGGGCGATCGCCACTTGGGCACGGCTGCATTCAGCTAAATTACTGCGACTGGCTAGCACCCTCTACATTGAGTTTGTGCGCGGCACCCCCACCTTGGTGCAACTCTTGGTGTGGGGGTTTGGCATTGGTGGCCTGCTGGGACACTTGGGGGTTGACCCACGACAGATTGCCTTTGACATCATGACTGTCCTGCACAGCAACCGCTTGGTGTCGCCCCTCTTTAACTTTATTTTTTACGGTATCCTTGGTCTCGGTTTTAATTATGGTGCGTACCTGAGTGAGGTCTTTCGCAGCGGCATTGAAGGAATTCCCCAAGGACAAACAGAAGCCAGCCTCAGTTTAGGACTCTCCCCTCGGCAAACCATGGGGCGGATTATTCTCCCTCAAGCCATCTTAATTATGCTTCCTCCCTTCACCAATAACTTTATTACCTTGATCCAAGATTGCGCCCTCCTGACCGTGATTGGAGTACCAGAACTCCAGAACATGACCAGCACCTTTGCCAATCCCATCACCGATCCCCAGCGTAAGCTCTTTATCTATATTTTGGGTGCTCTGTTCTATTTTGCCCTCTGCTATCCCCTATCGCGCCTCTTGCGCTATTGTGAACGCCGCTTTAGTCACAGTGGCATTTCGTAG
- a CDS encoding chemotaxis protein CheW, giving the protein MATGSLRATEYFHVELPRGVNVAIPLDQTAEVLSLQARDICLIPGVSPALLGISNQRGRLLWMLDLLQLLGLNHPSGQTTNERLTALVVREATPQQPRQFACIVSRLRGIMSVLPDQLQPVPKRLQREVRQYLAGFVQMERLPILLLNIEAIFQAVARSPLSSSALSL; this is encoded by the coding sequence ATGGCAACTGGTTCCCTGCGTGCTACCGAGTACTTTCATGTTGAGTTGCCTCGAGGGGTGAACGTGGCCATTCCCCTTGATCAAACCGCAGAGGTACTGAGCCTGCAAGCGCGGGATATTTGCTTGATCCCGGGGGTATCGCCAGCACTGCTGGGCATTAGTAATCAGCGCGGTCGCCTCCTGTGGATGTTAGATTTATTGCAACTCCTAGGGTTGAATCACCCCAGTGGCCAGACCACCAATGAACGCTTGACGGCCTTAGTGGTCAGGGAGGCAACGCCGCAGCAGCCCCGCCAGTTTGCCTGTATTGTGAGCCGTTTACGGGGCATTATGAGTGTCCTGCCGGATCAACTTCAACCTGTTCCCAAGCGGCTGCAACGAGAGGTTCGCCAATACTTGGCGGGATTTGTGCAAATGGAGCGGTTACCCATTTTACTGTTAAACATTGAAGCAATTTTCCAGGCCGTGGCTCGTTCACCGTTGTCCTCCTCTGCCCTCAGCCTATGA
- a CDS encoding methyl-accepting chemotaxis protein: MTSLADNARRPTRPLSDRYFNAILTQDIPTLRDILSEDPTDYLVQLTLATALEHQGEIAAATELYGAIAQGDQGIFGQSARNALALLRDNSPPATPAIPTRPAAPVRPTAMSFGRGQIKQLRQELHALESALVQLNQQQWQTPLPEVGDPQLRGIAQGIAALVEQLQQQQQQIMDLEAQRQSDSQLQRQERMKMQEAVINLLLDIEGAQRGDLTVRAKVDEGEMGSIADAFNATVRSLRQIVVQVQAAANQVQAAAQSSQQAIAGLVEGATQQAEDIQRTLQAVEAMAASVQDVAKSAQDAATIAAEGLAAAELGDATMDTTVDSMENIRLSVADTAKKMKRLAESSQEISKIINIISGISEKTNLLAFNASIEAARAGEHGQGFRVVADEVRRLAERVTDSARDIEQLVTGIQQETADVLQQMEGSTAQVVKGTQLVSQTKTTLQGLARLNQQIDSRLQAISERTVSQTATAAEVTQIMQAVAEMAQTTSSASAAVVAAMESLVTVAAELQSSVSRFRVET; encoded by the coding sequence ATGACATCCCTTGCCGATAATGCTCGTCGCCCGACTCGCCCCCTGAGCGATCGCTACTTTAACGCCATCCTCACTCAGGATATTCCGACCCTACGGGATATTTTAAGCGAAGACCCAACGGATTACTTGGTTCAATTAACCTTGGCCACTGCCCTAGAGCATCAGGGGGAGATCGCCGCTGCCACGGAACTGTACGGTGCGATCGCCCAAGGGGATCAGGGGATTTTTGGCCAAAGCGCCCGTAATGCCCTTGCCCTCTTGCGGGATAACTCTCCCCCTGCAACCCCTGCGATACCAACACGCCCCGCCGCGCCAGTTCGCCCCACAGCGATGAGCTTTGGTCGTGGCCAAATCAAACAACTGCGACAGGAACTACATGCCCTAGAAAGCGCGCTCGTGCAACTGAATCAACAGCAGTGGCAGACCCCCTTACCAGAGGTGGGTGATCCCCAGTTGCGAGGAATTGCCCAAGGAATTGCCGCCTTGGTCGAGCAATTGCAACAGCAGCAGCAGCAAATCATGGATCTAGAGGCGCAGCGGCAATCGGATAGTCAACTACAGCGCCAAGAGCGCATGAAAATGCAGGAGGCTGTGATTAATCTGCTGTTGGATATTGAGGGGGCACAGCGGGGGGATCTCACGGTTCGCGCCAAGGTTGATGAAGGTGAGATGGGGTCGATTGCCGATGCCTTTAATGCTACGGTGCGCAGTCTGCGGCAAATTGTTGTGCAGGTGCAGGCCGCTGCAAATCAAGTGCAAGCTGCGGCTCAAAGCAGTCAGCAGGCGATCGCTGGCCTTGTCGAAGGGGCAACCCAGCAAGCCGAGGATATTCAGCGCACCCTACAAGCGGTGGAAGCCATGGCAGCCTCTGTGCAAGATGTGGCCAAATCTGCCCAAGACGCTGCAACCATTGCTGCGGAAGGCTTAGCCGCAGCGGAACTAGGGGATGCCACAATGGATACCACGGTGGACAGCATGGAAAATATCCGCCTCAGTGTAGCCGATACCGCCAAAAAAATGAAACGCTTGGCGGAATCGTCCCAGGAAATCTCCAAAATTATTAATATTATTTCAGGTATTTCTGAGAAAACGAACCTTTTGGCCTTTAACGCTTCCATTGAGGCGGCGCGAGCCGGGGAGCATGGTCAAGGGTTTCGGGTTGTGGCCGACGAGGTTCGGCGCTTGGCTGAGCGAGTGACTGATTCAGCCCGTGATATTGAGCAATTAGTGACTGGCATTCAGCAGGAAACTGCTGACGTATTGCAGCAGATGGAGGGCAGCACGGCTCAGGTGGTCAAAGGCACCCAGCTGGTGAGTCAAACCAAAACAACCCTACAGGGGCTAGCGCGGCTGAACCAGCAAATTGACTCGCGCTTACAAGCGATTTCTGAGCGTACCGTCTCCCAGACAGCCACTGCCGCGGAAGTGACTCAGATTATGCAGGCTGTGGCTGAGATGGCTCAGACGACCTCTTCGGCCTCGGCAGCGGTGGTCGCAGCGATGGAGAGCTTGGTCACGGTGGCGGCAGAACTCCAGTCGTCGGTGTCACGGTTCCGTGTTGAAACCTAA
- a CDS encoding 2Fe-2S iron-sulfur cluster-binding protein: protein MASKAEFVGTNIKFVNEGQEIVAAQGANLRLKAMEAGVDLYTLKGKLFNCGGYGQCGTCIVEILEGMEHLSPRTAVEERKLRRKPDNYRLACQTLVNGPVSVKTKP from the coding sequence ATGGCAAGCAAAGCTGAGTTTGTGGGTACAAATATTAAGTTTGTTAACGAAGGCCAAGAAATTGTTGCGGCTCAAGGGGCAAATTTGCGCTTAAAAGCAATGGAAGCGGGGGTTGATCTGTACACCTTAAAGGGTAAGCTCTTTAACTGTGGCGGCTATGGCCAGTGTGGCACCTGCATTGTTGAAATTCTCGAAGGCATGGAGCATTTATCGCCCCGTACCGCGGTGGAAGAGCGCAAGCTCCGCCGCAAGCCGGACAACTACCGCTTGGCGTGTCAAACCTTGGTTAACGGTCCGGTATCGGTCAAGACAAAGCCATAG
- a CDS encoding response regulator, with product MDDSIAVRRLLDRVLRQAGYEVVQCRDGKEALETLLGQGQEVDLVITDVEMPRLDGYGLLEAIRTAAPLQHLPVTMLTSRGGDRHRQKALQLGANGYITKPFQPQAMLETVAQLLGKR from the coding sequence GTGGATGACTCTATTGCGGTGCGGCGGCTATTGGATCGGGTGTTGCGTCAAGCTGGCTACGAAGTCGTGCAATGTCGCGATGGCAAAGAAGCCCTAGAGACGTTGCTGGGGCAAGGGCAAGAGGTTGACTTGGTCATTACCGATGTAGAAATGCCGCGCTTAGATGGTTATGGCTTACTCGAGGCAATTCGCACCGCAGCACCGCTGCAACACCTGCCCGTAACGATGTTAACCTCGCGGGGGGGCGATCGCCATCGCCAGAAAGCACTGCAATTGGGTGCCAATGGTTATATTACAAAACCCTTCCAGCCCCAAGCCATGCTCGAAACGGTGGCGCAACTTCTTGGGAAGCGCTGA
- a CDS encoding chemotaxis protein CheA, which yields MAELQELTHRLEDVLEALKDNQMGDRPRAHQLLLQGIEQTHELLEAAKQQRPVTPTPQRQALLAGLAELLQTVPPPATTAPLSGGDLQSALTNDLDACLQGLEVSTTDAEREEAFMALVRTAQTLGDRHQVPWLSQLAAELPNLVAEMPLAELVPAVIAEFRQLREAELTKLAAAAPPPPPTVPQPDEFYVRIPVSKLDRLGNTVSELLIGQERLTLYQQQFSQTNRQLKRRIEQFRPIRDQVQTVYDRLATPLAARGMVSHGHETHDFDALQFDRYTELHTTLQDFQELLARIQEIGADIDLLNRDLQEALDLGRQHLNNLYSELTDSRLVPFRQLAEKFITAVQTLGDRHQKPVQLVIEGGDTLVDQVILQQLKAPLTHLVRNAFDHGLEPPNERQARGKPSMGTIYLRAKLRGNAVEIQVADDGRGIDLQRVRQKAVALNLCPIEKMPELSREQILEFLFLPGFSTAKQVSDLSGRGVGLDVVREQVQRSRGSIKVTTEPQQGTTFTLTLPLTLSILPMVLCQVGDLTLAIPDLSIREVIALKEYTDIHQPSATIRWQGQSVPLYPLHSFLPYQRPTTAPLQPLGVGVVVDVAGQPVALGVNYLIAERELVVKPFDQTVPVPPYIMGCTVLGSGEVVPVLAPDNFTALLATPAPLQFPVSLRHDAPLPK from the coding sequence TTGGCAGAGCTACAGGAGCTAACCCATCGTCTTGAGGATGTGCTTGAAGCCCTCAAAGACAATCAGATGGGCGATCGCCCCCGTGCCCACCAATTATTGCTGCAAGGCATTGAGCAAACCCATGAGCTACTGGAGGCAGCAAAACAGCAGCGGCCAGTGACACCCACCCCGCAACGGCAGGCACTACTCGCTGGCTTGGCGGAACTGTTGCAAACCGTCCCCCCGCCTGCGACGACTGCGCCCCTCTCTGGGGGAGATCTCCAGAGTGCCCTAACGAACGACCTAGACGCCTGCTTACAGGGTTTAGAAGTCAGCACCACCGATGCCGAGCGCGAGGAAGCGTTTATGGCTCTAGTGAGGACAGCCCAAACCCTCGGCGATCGCCATCAGGTACCTTGGCTCAGCCAATTGGCCGCAGAACTCCCCAATCTAGTGGCGGAAATGCCCTTGGCAGAATTAGTGCCCGCGGTCATTGCGGAATTTCGCCAACTGCGAGAGGCAGAGCTAACCAAATTAGCTGCCGCCGCTCCTCCTCCCCCGCCAACGGTGCCGCAGCCAGACGAGTTTTATGTGCGCATTCCGGTAAGCAAGTTAGATCGGCTGGGCAACACCGTCAGTGAGCTGCTCATTGGTCAAGAGCGGTTAACCCTCTACCAGCAGCAATTTTCCCAGACAAACCGCCAACTGAAGCGCCGTATTGAACAATTCCGTCCGATTCGGGATCAGGTGCAGACCGTTTACGATCGCTTGGCCACGCCCCTTGCGGCGCGGGGAATGGTTAGCCATGGCCATGAAACGCATGATTTTGATGCGTTGCAATTTGACCGTTATACGGAACTGCACACCACCCTCCAAGACTTTCAGGAATTACTGGCGCGGATTCAAGAGATCGGGGCAGACATTGACCTGCTCAACCGCGACCTCCAAGAAGCCCTCGATCTGGGGCGGCAACACCTGAATAATCTCTACAGTGAACTGACAGACTCACGCCTTGTTCCCTTTCGCCAGTTAGCCGAGAAATTTATCACGGCTGTGCAAACCCTTGGCGATCGCCACCAGAAACCTGTGCAACTGGTGATTGAAGGGGGGGACACCTTAGTCGATCAAGTGATTTTGCAGCAATTGAAAGCTCCGCTCACCCACTTAGTCCGCAATGCCTTTGACCATGGTCTAGAACCTCCCAATGAGCGCCAAGCGAGGGGCAAGCCCAGCATGGGTACCATCTATCTGCGGGCAAAGCTGCGGGGTAATGCAGTGGAGATTCAAGTGGCCGATGATGGCCGTGGCATTGATCTGCAGCGGGTACGGCAAAAAGCAGTGGCGCTCAATCTCTGCCCCATTGAAAAAATGCCAGAGCTTAGCCGTGAGCAAATCCTTGAGTTCCTCTTTTTGCCGGGTTTCTCAACGGCTAAACAGGTGAGCGACCTCTCGGGACGGGGCGTGGGGCTGGACGTGGTTCGCGAGCAAGTGCAGCGATCGCGCGGCAGCATTAAGGTTACCACTGAGCCGCAGCAGGGCACGACCTTTACCCTGACTCTGCCGTTGACCCTGAGCATTTTGCCGATGGTGCTGTGTCAGGTTGGCGATTTAACCTTGGCCATTCCTGATTTGAGTATTCGCGAAGTCATTGCCCTCAAAGAGTACACCGATATTCATCAACCGAGTGCCACCATTCGCTGGCAAGGGCAAAGTGTCCCCCTCTATCCGCTGCACAGCTTCTTGCCCTACCAACGCCCCACGACTGCCCCGCTACAACCGTTGGGGGTGGGGGTTGTGGTGGATGTTGCAGGGCAACCCGTTGCCTTAGGGGTGAACTACCTCATTGCTGAGCGGGAACTGGTGGTCAAGCCCTTTGATCAGACGGTGCCCGTCCCCCCCTACATTATGGGGTGTACGGTGCTAGGCAGCGGTGAGGTGGTGCCTGTTCTTGCGCCCGATAATTTTACGGCGCTGCTGGCAACTCCTGCTCCCCTGCAGTTCCCAGTGAGCCTCCGGCACGACGCACCACTCCCCAAGTGA
- a CDS encoding response regulator, protein MTMTSTPSPALTPQQAPQANKALVFPARVIQRVMGDRLSGRLTFTDPNDVSIAWNLYVGSGQLHYATSNTGYQQRFDYLCQRYCPQLAGTLPEGDTEYQYLCRLWQSGQLTLPQLRKLLFLFTQEALIHIFAMPQASLSVERVLGLDHLVLCVPIKQTLSQLRDGISQAVQTRAYLNSPLQRLGVAHADRLHPSLWQEDYGRHVAAALPQLLAQTPVLYEIATQLRLEAIATAQLLRPALMNGAIVQYPHTPPKRDDRPVVACIDDSRTIQRNVRLILETSGYRVLEVMQPTHALSTLTDTKPDLVLMDISMPEMDGYELCRQLRQTDTLKDVPVVMLTGRDGLVDRIRARMVGATDYLTKPFTPQELLSLAERFAHSAVLETN, encoded by the coding sequence ATGACTATGACCTCTACGCCATCACCAGCACTGACCCCACAGCAGGCACCCCAAGCCAATAAGGCACTTGTTTTTCCAGCACGGGTTATACAGCGGGTAATGGGCGATCGCCTCTCGGGGCGGTTGACATTTACAGACCCCAATGATGTGTCTATTGCGTGGAACCTTTATGTAGGGAGTGGCCAACTTCACTATGCCACCAGCAACACTGGCTATCAGCAGCGGTTTGACTACCTGTGCCAGCGGTACTGCCCACAATTAGCTGGGACGTTGCCAGAGGGCGACACTGAGTACCAGTATCTCTGTCGCCTTTGGCAGTCTGGGCAATTAACCCTCCCCCAATTGCGGAAGCTCCTGTTCTTGTTTACCCAAGAAGCGCTGATTCATATCTTTGCCATGCCCCAAGCCTCCCTCTCAGTTGAGCGGGTCTTGGGCTTAGATCACCTTGTCCTGTGTGTTCCTATCAAGCAAACCCTCAGCCAGTTGCGCGATGGTATTAGTCAAGCGGTACAAACCCGCGCCTACCTGAACTCACCCCTACAACGTCTGGGTGTGGCGCATGCAGACAGGCTTCATCCAAGCCTTTGGCAAGAGGACTATGGTCGTCATGTGGCGGCTGCTTTGCCCCAACTGTTAGCTCAGACCCCTGTGCTCTACGAAATTGCAACCCAGTTACGCTTAGAGGCGATCGCCACGGCTCAACTGCTGCGCCCTGCCCTAATGAATGGCGCGATTGTGCAGTATCCCCACACCCCTCCCAAACGCGACGATCGCCCCGTCGTTGCCTGTATTGACGATAGTCGCACCATTCAGCGCAATGTGCGGTTAATTTTAGAGACCTCTGGCTATCGAGTACTAGAGGTAATGCAGCCAACCCATGCCCTCAGTACCCTTACCGATACCAAGCCCGACCTAGTGCTGATGGATATTTCGATGCCAGAGATGGATGGCTATGAACTCTGCCGTCAGTTGCGGCAAACCGACACCCTCAAGGATGTCCCCGTGGTGATGCTTACGGGGCGTGATGGCCTCGTGGATCGGATTCGCGCCCGCATGGTGGGTGCCACCGATTATTTAACAAAACCCTTTACCCCGCAAGAGTTACTATCATTAGCGGAGCGATTTGCTCATTCCGCAGTTTTGGAGACGAACTGA
- the psbB gene encoding photosystem II chlorophyll-binding protein CP47: protein MGLPWYRVHTVLINDPGRLIAAHLMHTALVAGWAGSMALYELAIFDPSDPVLNPMWRQGMFVLPFMTRLGVTGSWSGWSVTGETGVDPGFWSFEGVALAHIVLSGLLFLAACWHWVYWDLELFRDPRTGEPALDLPKMFGIHLFLSGLLCFSFGAFHLTGLFGPGMWVSDPYGLTGSVQPVAPEWGPDGFNPFNPGGIVAHHIAAGIVGIIAGLFHLLVRPPQRLYKALRMGNIETVLSSSIAAVFFAAFVVAGTMWYGSATTPIELFGPTRYQWDSSYFQQEINRRVQASLASGATPEEAWSAIPEKLAFYDYIGNNPAKGGLFRTGPMNKGDGIAQGWKGHAVFRDKTGEELFVRRMPNFFETFPVILTDKNGVVKADIPFRRAESKYSFEQQGVTVTFYGGELNGQTFTDAPTVKSYARKAIFGEIFEFDKETLNSDGIFRTSPRGWFTFGHAVFALLFFFGHIWHGARTLFRDVFSGIDPELSPEQVEWGVYQKVGDLSTRRKEAV from the coding sequence ATGGGACTACCCTGGTACCGAGTCCACACCGTCTTGATCAATGATCCGGGGCGGTTGATTGCGGCCCACCTGATGCACACGGCACTGGTCGCCGGTTGGGCAGGGTCGATGGCTCTTTACGAGCTAGCTATTTTTGATCCCAGTGATCCAGTTTTGAACCCGATGTGGCGGCAGGGGATGTTTGTCCTGCCCTTCATGACCCGTTTGGGGGTGACTGGTTCCTGGAGTGGCTGGAGCGTCACCGGTGAAACTGGCGTTGATCCCGGATTTTGGAGTTTTGAAGGGGTTGCCCTCGCCCACATCGTCCTTTCCGGCCTCTTGTTCCTTGCGGCCTGCTGGCACTGGGTGTATTGGGACTTAGAATTATTCCGCGATCCCCGCACGGGTGAGCCTGCCCTCGACTTACCCAAAATGTTTGGGATTCACCTGTTTCTATCGGGACTGCTCTGCTTTAGTTTTGGCGCATTTCACCTCACGGGCCTATTTGGGCCGGGGATGTGGGTCTCTGATCCCTACGGTCTCACCGGAAGTGTGCAACCTGTGGCACCGGAGTGGGGGCCTGATGGGTTTAACCCCTTCAATCCGGGCGGAATCGTAGCTCACCATATTGCTGCGGGAATTGTAGGTATTATTGCGGGGCTGTTCCACCTGTTGGTGCGACCCCCACAACGCCTCTACAAAGCCCTGCGCATGGGGAATATTGAAACAGTCTTGTCCAGCAGTATTGCCGCTGTTTTCTTTGCTGCCTTTGTTGTTGCTGGCACCATGTGGTATGGCAGTGCGACGACCCCTATCGAACTATTTGGGCCAACCCGCTATCAGTGGGATAGCAGTTACTTCCAGCAAGAAATTAATCGTCGCGTCCAAGCCTCTTTGGCGAGCGGCGCAACGCCAGAAGAAGCATGGTCGGCAATTCCAGAAAAACTGGCCTTTTACGACTACATTGGCAATAATCCCGCCAAGGGTGGCCTGTTCCGCACTGGGCCAATGAATAAAGGGGATGGTATTGCCCAAGGCTGGAAAGGTCATGCGGTGTTCCGGGACAAAACGGGCGAAGAGCTATTTGTGCGCCGTATGCCTAACTTCTTTGAAACGTTCCCCGTCATCCTCACCGATAAGAATGGGGTTGTGAAGGCGGATATTCCTTTCCGGCGGGCTGAGTCGAAGTATAGTTTTGAGCAGCAGGGTGTAACCGTCACCTTTTATGGTGGTGAGCTGAATGGCCAAACCTTCACGGATGCACCAACAGTGAAGAGCTATGCCCGTAAGGCCATATTTGGGGAGATTTTCGAGTTTGACAAGGAAACCCTCAACTCCGATGGTATTTTCCGCACCAGTCCCCGGGGGTGGTTTACCTTTGGTCATGCCGTATTTGCCCTACTCTTTTTCTTTGGTCACATTTGGCATGGTGCCCGTACCCTCTTCCGCGATGTCTTCTCGGGGATTGATCCTGAGCTGTCGCCGGAACAGGTGGAATGGGGTGTCTACCAGAAAGTGGGTGATCTGAGCACCCGTCGTAAAGAAGCTGTTTAG
- a CDS encoding peroxiredoxin encodes MSECLRVGQAAPDFEAVAVYDQEFKTIKLSDYRGKYVVLFFYPLDFTFVCPTEIVAFSDRYAEFAQLNTEVLGVSVDSQFSHLAWTQTDRKSGGVGDLKYPLVSDLKKEISTAYNVLTEEGVALRGLFIIDKEGVIQHATINNLAFGRSVDETLRVLQAIQYVQSHPDEVCPAGWQPGDKTMNPDPVKSKVYFEAVG; translated from the coding sequence ATGTCTGAATGTTTGCGTGTTGGCCAAGCAGCCCCCGACTTTGAAGCGGTTGCGGTGTATGATCAGGAGTTCAAAACCATCAAGCTGTCCGATTATCGCGGCAAATATGTCGTCCTCTTTTTCTACCCCTTGGACTTCACGTTTGTGTGTCCCACCGAAATTGTGGCCTTCAGCGATCGCTATGCTGAATTTGCCCAACTCAATACTGAAGTGTTAGGGGTATCCGTTGATAGCCAATTTTCCCACTTGGCTTGGACACAAACTGACCGCAAATCTGGTGGTGTCGGAGATCTAAAGTACCCCTTAGTGTCTGATCTCAAAAAAGAAATTAGCACAGCCTATAATGTGTTGACTGAGGAAGGCGTTGCGCTGCGAGGACTATTCATTATCGACAAAGAAGGGGTGATTCAACACGCGACAATTAACAACTTAGCCTTTGGTCGCAGTGTTGATGAAACCTTGCGGGTTTTACAGGCCATTCAGTACGTGCAGTCCCATCCCGATGAAGTCTGCCCCGCAGGCTGGCAACCCGGTGACAAAACGATGAATCCGGATCCAGTGAAGTCAAAAGTGTATTTTGAGGCCGTTGGCTAA
- a CDS encoding response regulator has product MKRVLVVEDSRADQTMIVSILEKLGHKAHLAESAEKALEWLANHQPPDLIILDIVMPGVNGLELCREVRANPELKHVPIVFCSSKDQDFDRFWALRQGGNAYLTKPFEPEDLIQTIGEYLNPAE; this is encoded by the coding sequence ATGAAGCGGGTGCTAGTGGTTGAAGATTCGCGAGCGGATCAAACAATGATTGTTTCTATCCTTGAAAAGCTAGGTCACAAAGCTCATCTTGCCGAAAGCGCTGAAAAAGCACTGGAGTGGTTGGCCAACCATCAGCCACCGGATTTGATTATCCTAGATATTGTCATGCCCGGTGTCAATGGTCTCGAGCTGTGCCGCGAAGTGCGGGCTAACCCTGAGTTAAAACACGTCCCCATTGTCTTTTGCTCCTCTAAGGATCAAGACTTTGATCGCTTTTGGGCACTCCGACAAGGTGGAAATGCCTACCTGACAAAGCCCTTTGAACCGGAAGACCTCATTCAGACGATTGGTGAGTACTTAAATCCTGCTGAGTAA